The Carassius carassius chromosome 9, fCarCar2.1, whole genome shotgun sequence genome includes a region encoding these proteins:
- the LOC132149225 gene encoding ABI gene family member 3-like isoform X3, whose amino-acid sequence MKDQNYSEEVTKILEEAPSARNVLLENYSNLYKVADYCESNYLQSGNDTTKALEETKAFTTQSLASVAYQISSMATNVLKLLDAQTLQLRKIESSINQIGQTVDMHREKVARREIGALTIVKRIPRSHKIVSPTKNKEATLKYSRTPISFSSLDSIGHGMKDSDQVQLKTATMTRSASIRSRGSRPPEPVQCPVAPTLSHGASLTSLNDKSIAKAVPPPVVPSWPTSPDVDNVSMLLEEGPPPPTPLMEEEGEQDHGQETGLPPPPPPPPLDCSNLPPPPPMVNTPEPSSPMTVPPPSPPSPLDCSNLPPPPPMVNTPELSNLMTVPPPSPPPPFDCSNLPPPPPMVNTPELSNLMTVPPPSPPPPLETVAEENGFPLPEDMPPPPVPDGLDLPTPPPPPCDGNIEAPHSRRSQVRCHPPSFCSLSLRVSMGPSARSRP is encoded by the exons ATGAAAGATCAAAACTACTCCGAAGAAGTTACTAAAATACTGGAGGAGGCCCCTTCTGCTCGCAACGTACTTTTAGAAAACTACAGCAATTTATACAAAGTAGCGGACTACTGCGAGAGCAACTACCTACAG TCTGGAAATGACACCACCAAAGCCCTGGAGGAGACCAAGGCCTTCACTACTCAGTCCTTGGCTAGTGTGGCCTATCAGATTAGCTCTATGGCCACCAATGTGCTCAAGCTTCTGGATGCACAGACCCTGCAGCTCCGCAAGATAGAGTCCTCCATCAACCAGATCGGACAG ACAGTGGACATGCACAGGGAGAAGGTGGCCCGCAGAGAGATCGGCGCTTTAACCATTGTCAAGAGGATTCCACGCAGTCATAAGATTGTCTCcccaacaaaaaataaagaagCCACACTCAAGTACTCCCGCACACCCATCTCTTTCTCTAGCCTGGACTCAATTGGCCATGGGATGAAG GATTCTGACCAGGTGCAGTTAAAAACAGCTACCATGACACGGAGCGCCAGCATCCGGAG TCGAGGCAGCCGTCCACCTGAGCCTGTCCAGTGTCCTGTGGCACCCACTCTCTCTCATGGAGCGTCCCTTACCTCACTCAATGACAAGTCCATTGC TAAAGCCGTGCCGCCTCCTGTAGTGCCCAGCTGGCCCACCAGCCCTGATGTTGATAACGTCAGCATGCTGCTGGAAGAAGGACCACCTCCTCCAACCCCACTGATGGAGGAAGAGGGCGAACAGGATCATGGACAGGAGACTGGTCTACCCCcacctccaccacctcctccccTTGATTGTAGCAACCTCCCCCCACCTCCTCCTATGGTGAATACACCTGAGCCCAGCAGCCCGATGACAGTACCACCTCCATCACCACCTTCTCCTCTTGATTGTAGCAACCTCCCCCCACCTCCTCCTATGGTGAATACACCTGAGCTTAGCAACCTGATGACAGTACCACCTCCTTCACCACCTCCTCCTTTTGATTGTAGCAACCTCCCCCCACCTCCTCCTATGGTGAATACACCTGAGCTTAGCAACCTGATGACAGTACCACCTCCATCACCACCTCCTCCTCTTGAAACAG TGGCCGAGGAGAATGGATTTCCTCTGCCAGAAGACATGCCTCCTCCACCGGTCCCTGATGGCCTTGATCTTCCAACCCCACCACCTCCGCCGTGTGATGGGAACATTGAAG CTCCACACTCTCGCCGGTCACAAGTGCGATGTCATCCTCCAAGCTTTTGCTCGCTGTCTCTGAGGGTTAGCATGGGCCCCAGCGCTCGCTCGCG ACCTTGA
- the LOC132148604 gene encoding large ribosomal subunit protein uL14, translated as MSKRGRGGSSGAKFRISLGLPVGAVINCADNTGAKNLYIISVKGIKGRLNRLPAAGVGDMVMATVKKGKPELRKKVHPAVVIRQRKSYRRKDGVFLYFEDNAGVIVNNKGEMKGSGITGPVAKECADLWPRIASNAGSIA; from the exons ATGTCTAAGAGAG GACGTGGTGGGTCATCGGGAGCCAAGTTCCGTATTTCCCTGGGTCTCCCAGTGGGAGCGGTCATCAACTGTGCTGACAACACCG GTGCCAAGAACCTGTACATCATATCCGTCAAAGGCATCAAGGGTCGTCTGAACAGGCTCCCCGCCGCTGGTGTGGGCGACATGGTCATGGCCACAGTGAAGAAAGGGAAGCCAGAGCTCAGGAAAAAGG TGCATCCTGCAGTGGTGATACGACAGCGGAAGTCGTATCGACGAAAAGATGGCGTTTTTCTATACTTTGAAGACAATGCTGGGGTCATAGTGAATAACAAAGGAGAAATGAAAG GCTCAGGTATCACAGGCCCCGTAGCCAAGGAATGCGCAGACCTGTGGCCCAGGATAGCTTCCAATGCTGGTAGTATTGCCTGA
- the LOC132149225 gene encoding ABI gene family member 3-like isoform X1 → MKDQNYSEEVTKILEEAPSARNVLLENYSNLYKVADYCESNYLQSGNDTTKALEETKAFTTQSLASVAYQISSMATNVLKLLDAQTLQLRKIESSINQIGQTVDMHREKVARREIGALTIVKRIPRSHKIVSPTKNKEATLKYSRTPISFSSLDSIGHGMKDSDQVQLKTATMTRSASIRSRGSRPPEPVQCPVAPTLSHGASLTSLNDKSIAKAVPPPVVPSWPTSPDVDNVSMLLEEGPPPPTPLMEEEGEQDHGQETGLPPPPPPPPLDCSNLPPPPPMVNTPEPSSPMTVPPPSPPSPLDCSNLPPPPPMVNTPELSNLMTVPPPSPPPPFDCSNLPPPPPMVNTPELSNLMTVPPPSPPPPLETVAEENGFPLPEDMPPPPVPDGLDLPTPPPPPCDGNIEDLEIPAPPPSPPLESYDNFEELPPLPPPIDNDITAPVDYLEKVVALYSYNTGKPGDLVFLEGDIIYLTSRNEDGWCEGFLNGVKGYFPGSYVESTA, encoded by the exons ATGAAAGATCAAAACTACTCCGAAGAAGTTACTAAAATACTGGAGGAGGCCCCTTCTGCTCGCAACGTACTTTTAGAAAACTACAGCAATTTATACAAAGTAGCGGACTACTGCGAGAGCAACTACCTACAG TCTGGAAATGACACCACCAAAGCCCTGGAGGAGACCAAGGCCTTCACTACTCAGTCCTTGGCTAGTGTGGCCTATCAGATTAGCTCTATGGCCACCAATGTGCTCAAGCTTCTGGATGCACAGACCCTGCAGCTCCGCAAGATAGAGTCCTCCATCAACCAGATCGGACAG ACAGTGGACATGCACAGGGAGAAGGTGGCCCGCAGAGAGATCGGCGCTTTAACCATTGTCAAGAGGATTCCACGCAGTCATAAGATTGTCTCcccaacaaaaaataaagaagCCACACTCAAGTACTCCCGCACACCCATCTCTTTCTCTAGCCTGGACTCAATTGGCCATGGGATGAAG GATTCTGACCAGGTGCAGTTAAAAACAGCTACCATGACACGGAGCGCCAGCATCCGGAG TCGAGGCAGCCGTCCACCTGAGCCTGTCCAGTGTCCTGTGGCACCCACTCTCTCTCATGGAGCGTCCCTTACCTCACTCAATGACAAGTCCATTGC TAAAGCCGTGCCGCCTCCTGTAGTGCCCAGCTGGCCCACCAGCCCTGATGTTGATAACGTCAGCATGCTGCTGGAAGAAGGACCACCTCCTCCAACCCCACTGATGGAGGAAGAGGGCGAACAGGATCATGGACAGGAGACTGGTCTACCCCcacctccaccacctcctccccTTGATTGTAGCAACCTCCCCCCACCTCCTCCTATGGTGAATACACCTGAGCCCAGCAGCCCGATGACAGTACCACCTCCATCACCACCTTCTCCTCTTGATTGTAGCAACCTCCCCCCACCTCCTCCTATGGTGAATACACCTGAGCTTAGCAACCTGATGACAGTACCACCTCCTTCACCACCTCCTCCTTTTGATTGTAGCAACCTCCCCCCACCTCCTCCTATGGTGAATACACCTGAGCTTAGCAACCTGATGACAGTACCACCTCCATCACCACCTCCTCCTCTTGAAACAG TGGCCGAGGAGAATGGATTTCCTCTGCCAGAAGACATGCCTCCTCCACCGGTCCCTGATGGCCTTGATCTTCCAACCCCACCACCTCCGCCGTGTGATGGGAACATTGAAG ACCTTGAGATTCCAGCACCGCCCCCATCGCCACCACTAGAAAGTTATGACAACTTTGAGGAATTGCCCCCTCTACCTCCCCCTATTGATAACGACATAACTGCACCAGTCGACTATTTGGAGAAAG TGGTGGCACTATATAGCTACAACACAGGCAAGCCAGGTGACCTGGTGTTTCTGGAGGGCGATATCATCTACCTCACCAGCAGAAATGAGGATGGCTGGTGTGAGGGCTTTCTCAATGGAGTAAAGGGATATTTTCCTGGCAGCTATGTGGAATCCACTGCTTAA
- the LOC132149225 gene encoding ABI gene family member 3-like isoform X2 yields the protein MKDQNYSEEVTKILEEAPSARNVLLENYSNLYKVADYCESNYLQSGNDTTKALEETKAFTTQSLASVAYQISSMATNVLKLLDAQTLQLRKIESSINQIGQTVDMHREKVARREIGALTIVKRIPRSHKIVSPTKNKEATLKYSRTPISFSSLDSIGHGMKDSDQVQLKTATMTRSASIRSRGSRPPEPVQCPVAPTLSHGASLTSLNDKSIAKAVPPPVVPSWPTSPDVDNVSMLLEEGPPPPTPLMEEEGEQDHGQETGLPPPPPPPPLDCSNLPPPPPMVNTPEPSSPMTVPPPSPPSPLDCSNLPPPPPMVNTPELSNLMTVPPPSPPPPFDCSNLPPPPPMVNTPELSNLMTVPPPSPPPPLETVAEENGFPLPEDMPPPPVPDGLDLPTPPPPPCDGNIEAPHSRRSQVRCHPPSFCSLSLRVSMGPSARSRYMRSLCLPSAQSHKAPLLPETRLVNATSQILSSNILIPCTKNRFLFSHAYRSEDHLV from the exons ATGAAAGATCAAAACTACTCCGAAGAAGTTACTAAAATACTGGAGGAGGCCCCTTCTGCTCGCAACGTACTTTTAGAAAACTACAGCAATTTATACAAAGTAGCGGACTACTGCGAGAGCAACTACCTACAG TCTGGAAATGACACCACCAAAGCCCTGGAGGAGACCAAGGCCTTCACTACTCAGTCCTTGGCTAGTGTGGCCTATCAGATTAGCTCTATGGCCACCAATGTGCTCAAGCTTCTGGATGCACAGACCCTGCAGCTCCGCAAGATAGAGTCCTCCATCAACCAGATCGGACAG ACAGTGGACATGCACAGGGAGAAGGTGGCCCGCAGAGAGATCGGCGCTTTAACCATTGTCAAGAGGATTCCACGCAGTCATAAGATTGTCTCcccaacaaaaaataaagaagCCACACTCAAGTACTCCCGCACACCCATCTCTTTCTCTAGCCTGGACTCAATTGGCCATGGGATGAAG GATTCTGACCAGGTGCAGTTAAAAACAGCTACCATGACACGGAGCGCCAGCATCCGGAG TCGAGGCAGCCGTCCACCTGAGCCTGTCCAGTGTCCTGTGGCACCCACTCTCTCTCATGGAGCGTCCCTTACCTCACTCAATGACAAGTCCATTGC TAAAGCCGTGCCGCCTCCTGTAGTGCCCAGCTGGCCCACCAGCCCTGATGTTGATAACGTCAGCATGCTGCTGGAAGAAGGACCACCTCCTCCAACCCCACTGATGGAGGAAGAGGGCGAACAGGATCATGGACAGGAGACTGGTCTACCCCcacctccaccacctcctccccTTGATTGTAGCAACCTCCCCCCACCTCCTCCTATGGTGAATACACCTGAGCCCAGCAGCCCGATGACAGTACCACCTCCATCACCACCTTCTCCTCTTGATTGTAGCAACCTCCCCCCACCTCCTCCTATGGTGAATACACCTGAGCTTAGCAACCTGATGACAGTACCACCTCCTTCACCACCTCCTCCTTTTGATTGTAGCAACCTCCCCCCACCTCCTCCTATGGTGAATACACCTGAGCTTAGCAACCTGATGACAGTACCACCTCCATCACCACCTCCTCCTCTTGAAACAG TGGCCGAGGAGAATGGATTTCCTCTGCCAGAAGACATGCCTCCTCCACCGGTCCCTGATGGCCTTGATCTTCCAACCCCACCACCTCCGCCGTGTGATGGGAACATTGAAG CTCCACACTCTCGCCGGTCACAAGTGCGATGTCATCCTCCAAGCTTTTGCTCGCTGTCTCTGAGGGTTAGCATGGGCCCCAGCGCTCGCTCGCGGTACATGCGCTCGCTTTGTCTGCCTTCTGCTCAATCACATAAGGCCCCACTCCTTCCTGAGACCCGATTGGTTAATGCCACCTCTCAGATTTTATCATCAAATATATTGATACCATGTACCAAAAATAGGTTCTTATTTAGCCATGCATACCGTTCCGAAGACCATTTAGTTTAG